In Candidatus Chlorohelix allophototropha, one DNA window encodes the following:
- a CDS encoding cellulase family glycosylhydrolase, with amino-acid sequence MSKGTIRGGIVVVILLSLSLLLTTLNPGTTPAQATDTNAPVRVSGTHFVNGSGQPIFMMGANYVGNTDRAWLMWDNDKFDADLIARNFQMVADAGLNTVRIFVMKPLRDDINANNFSKLDKVFEIAAARKLLILLAFNDYDEPDLAKEAQLNKRIVARYRNNSALFGYDLKNEPQFGDVVPATYPAGTNVPLQRDDFIKAYGERMSQAQVDAWRQTAEGKRVVPARLDAKGGYYYANAYKLYTEFLADSSKWVLSQSGKTTLDYIDSAESNKWRVYLDALSGTLDAWLSTRLQPLREAEPDAPVTVGWSNIVFAKLQANERLNFVSLHRFVSEGYSGVVTTMNLLTNLQSTFPQRPVTLEEFGYSNAHSDGATVPLNVTASQETALWLFLASRGFAGGLKWMLVNFPSGFNAVENNYGLLDNNTQPKPSYYALSTFAAFMRGENFLPTLNLSDLKPDGSNIYYLYEGAHALFTNATNRQSGVIRFTQPQASPFSAFWQGADLWLLATQPTPITLDLDTLFPFRDKSAQLKITTPGLPDTNMTSGAASLNFNAEANRLYYIHVPAQPPAFKKVAALGNGAWYFPETGHNLKGSFLTYWQNNGGLAMYGYPLSEELTENGFTVQYFQRNRFEYHPENKGTRYEVLLGLLGSDITAGRSQEAAFRSVTAFTSNANSLYFKETGHSLSYGFRFYWERNGGLAQFGFPISEEFSELNPADGKIYTVQYFQRARFEYHPELKGTRFETLLGLLGWQVVIGRGWL; translated from the coding sequence ATGTCAAAAGGTACAATTCGGGGTGGTATTGTTGTAGTTATACTGTTAAGCCTGTCGCTGCTGCTAACCACGCTTAACCCCGGCACAACCCCCGCGCAAGCAACCGATACCAATGCACCGGTGCGGGTTTCCGGCACACACTTTGTAAACGGTTCAGGACAACCCATTTTTATGATGGGCGCAAACTATGTCGGCAACACCGATCGTGCATGGCTCATGTGGGATAACGACAAGTTTGATGCCGACTTGATAGCACGTAATTTCCAGATGGTTGCCGATGCGGGTTTGAACACGGTTCGCATATTTGTGATGAAACCGCTACGTGATGATATAAATGCCAATAACTTTTCCAAACTGGATAAGGTTTTTGAAATAGCCGCCGCTCGTAAGTTGCTGATTCTGCTCGCCTTTAACGATTATGATGAGCCTGATTTGGCAAAAGAAGCGCAATTGAACAAGCGCATCGTCGCCCGTTACCGCAATAACTCTGCCCTGTTCGGCTACGACTTGAAAAATGAGCCGCAATTCGGCGATGTAGTACCCGCCACCTATCCAGCCGGTACAAACGTGCCGCTACAACGCGACGATTTTATCAAGGCATATGGTGAGCGTATGTCTCAGGCGCAAGTGGACGCTTGGCGACAAACCGCCGAGGGCAAAAGAGTAGTTCCGGCGCGTCTGGATGCCAAAGGCGGCTATTATTACGCTAACGCCTACAAGCTCTATACCGAATTTTTGGCGGATTCTTCCAAATGGGTACTATCTCAGTCCGGCAAAACCACGCTGGATTACATAGATTCTGCCGAATCAAATAAATGGCGTGTTTATCTTGATGCCTTGAGCGGCACATTGGACGCATGGCTCAGCACCCGCTTGCAACCCTTACGGGAAGCCGAACCGGACGCGCCCGTTACCGTTGGTTGGAGCAATATTGTTTTCGCCAAGTTGCAAGCAAACGAACGCCTGAATTTTGTGTCACTGCATCGCTTTGTCTCCGAAGGCTACAGCGGGGTAGTAACTACCATGAACCTGCTGACCAATTTGCAAAGCACTTTCCCCCAACGCCCGGTAACATTGGAAGAGTTTGGTTATTCTAACGCCCATAGCGATGGAGCAACCGTACCGTTGAACGTCACCGCCTCGCAGGAAACCGCCTTATGGTTATTTCTAGCATCACGCGGGTTCGCGGGTGGGCTGAAATGGATGTTGGTTAATTTTCCGTCCGGCTTTAATGCGGTTGAGAATAATTACGGCTTGCTGGATAACAACACCCAACCCAAGCCCTCCTATTACGCGCTAAGCACTTTTGCCGCTTTTATGCGCGGCGAGAATTTCTTGCCTACCCTTAATCTGTCCGATTTAAAACCGGACGGTAGCAACATTTATTACCTTTATGAGGGAGCGCACGCCCTATTTACCAACGCCACAAACCGCCAAAGTGGGGTGATACGCTTTACTCAACCCCAAGCTTCGCCTTTCTCGGCATTCTGGCAAGGGGCGGATTTATGGTTGCTGGCAACGCAGCCTACCCCAATTACGCTCGACCTTGACACGCTTTTCCCCTTCCGTGACAAGAGTGCGCAGCTAAAAATTACTACACCGGGTTTGCCTGATACAAATATGACAAGTGGCGCGGCGAGCCTTAATTTCAATGCCGAAGCGAACCGACTGTATTATATCCACGTCCCGGCGCAACCGCCCGCTTTCAAGAAAGTTGCCGCGCTTGGTAACGGCGCGTGGTATTTCCCCGAAACCGGACATAACCTGAAAGGCAGTTTCCTAACTTACTGGCAAAATAACGGCGGTTTGGCAATGTACGGTTATCCGCTTAGCGAAGAATTAACCGAAAACGGCTTCACCGTACAGTATTTCCAAAGAAATCGTTTTGAATACCACCCTGAAAATAAGGGGACGCGCTACGAGGTATTGCTAGGCTTGCTAGGAAGCGATATAACTGCCGGACGCAGTCAAGAAGCCGCCTTCCGCAGTGTTACTGCCTTTACCTCCAACGCCAACAGCCTTTATTTTAAGGAAACTGGGCATAGCCTTAGTTATGGCTTCCGCTTCTACTGGGAACGTAACGGTGGGCTGGCGCAATTCGGATTCCCCATCAGCGAGGAATTTAGCGAATTAAACCCTGCCGATGGCAAAATATATACGGTGCAATATTTCCAACGGGCGCGTTTTGAATACCACCCGGAATTAAAGGGGACACGCTTCGAAACACTGTTGGGCTTGCTAGGCTGGCAAGTAGTAATTGGGCGCGGTTGGCTATAG
- a CDS encoding OmpL47-type beta-barrel domain-containing protein, giving the protein MSSGTLEVEAGKQQALRILLTNSGEKAAFLMLEARGIDPAWFGFIPPALKLGARSSAVVTATLNPPSGVSAERLLPSIVLVSVETRETLASENFILSVIDPTAPKKRKRPFRLIPSVSLFSLLMALSLALSGVVLFNGTMPGTIKQADAAPKICAIQPAKLVSLFSDDKTTAIRISNPDLTDMQVLRTEPGEWLPGLFDSLLSLSSDSSRLAYVTARNQLMDDAHIYFIDVNKPSERQELVYIPKGFWTVKPVWSPDKKRLAYLKLNEVLAARGVSQLELWVVEVGGMPRKIATPPELKPDLFFGNPSLPLCWGEDNSTIIFENAPNTGGGGAVQTEINVNTGESTSAPRPVQPRPVVREDLNARQVAGGSACGVPIFSQNDPAWRNVVMQGAGEQIGDSGCALASATMLLNYYGMGITPVQLNACLGPYADPLYWSQVPRCTNGVISGGNRPDFSWDKLDEVLRAGDPAIVGMVRGKTGMHFVVVTSGGGANGANYAVTDPWDGSTNKTLQYFFNVGYNPTWIVTYSGPGHNCNRLVASEGEPVSVTGISDGAVYRNPVTLGEIKGASTSLITAEVVNVAPDSGDSYNANPSSPGLIPGVAPQPCSTLTPSSSAASKSAATQPYIQGMRLEKEGIYYINISLRLWDDTRGPAPSNTNLVGVTRFKFTIDRTPPRVVATLLSDTNTGNLIPGVGASQPSPCLGATQSVQGQNQPPEIKGTARIRLTGIDVLSGVTSIEYQLDGGKWDLYSTDTNFNRVLEVSQEGYHTVTYRATDVAGNVSATESFTFRVLPGDQPTAAPRQAAPAFIPTPVVAPAANPTSTPLPTATYTPVTLTATLTLSATVTPKPSITPTFSPTITPTSVITSSTQTPFITATATVTATTPTLSPTLTTTVTPGITATVTTTSVSATVATTVTPTATSTPTQVLQTSASVLNFAPDASDLPLVISNGGTSAINWSGVFSGTTLLGSLSPASGTLSPGQSITLTVSVVRPLVLDAPTSARLLLDSNGGKVEVALNVQPSPISATFITPPNGTVLSGTVPISFSVKGTVDHISLSASYIAPLTATPTPVTGTVTPTPTIVKLGKANAASRWQYQFDTTAIPPVDNLTLLANACRSPDESVCTLALVSPVNLSVARPVAEFAASLSGASFPIDSGLPVTATVSGGYANHINVTLTPADSTAPILSVKLTILSGWHALVTTNLKVGKYALTGVVCWSADESLCYPMTERDNLNVIAAAVPTPTPTPTPTP; this is encoded by the coding sequence TTGTCTTCGGGTACACTCGAAGTTGAAGCCGGAAAACAACAAGCCTTACGCATTTTGCTAACCAACAGCGGTGAAAAGGCAGCTTTTCTTATGCTTGAGGCGCGTGGTATTGATCCTGCTTGGTTTGGCTTTATCCCTCCCGCTTTGAAGTTGGGCGCACGTTCTTCCGCAGTTGTAACCGCCACTTTGAACCCGCCTAGCGGAGTTAGCGCGGAACGGCTATTACCCTCGATTGTGCTTGTGTCGGTTGAAACCCGCGAAACGCTGGCATCCGAAAACTTTATTCTATCGGTAATAGACCCCACTGCGCCGAAAAAAAGAAAACGCCCCTTCCGCTTAATCCCCAGTGTCAGCCTGTTCAGCCTTTTAATGGCTCTTTCCTTAGCTTTATCGGGGGTAGTGCTGTTTAACGGTACTATGCCCGGTACAATCAAGCAGGCAGATGCCGCACCAAAGATTTGCGCGATTCAACCCGCTAAGTTGGTGAGCCTGTTCAGTGACGATAAAACTACCGCTATTAGGATAAGCAATCCCGACCTTACCGATATGCAGGTTTTGCGCACCGAACCGGGCGAATGGCTACCCGGTCTTTTCGATTCGTTGCTCTCCCTCTCCTCGGATAGCAGCCGTCTCGCCTATGTGACGGCGCGTAACCAGCTAATGGATGATGCCCATATCTACTTTATAGATGTGAATAAGCCTAGCGAACGGCAGGAATTAGTCTATATCCCCAAAGGATTCTGGACGGTAAAGCCGGTATGGTCGCCGGATAAAAAACGGCTGGCTTACCTTAAATTGAATGAGGTTTTGGCAGCGCGTGGCGTTTCGCAACTTGAATTATGGGTGGTAGAAGTGGGCGGGATGCCCCGCAAGATTGCAACCCCGCCGGAGCTAAAACCCGATTTATTCTTTGGAAATCCTAGCCTACCGCTTTGTTGGGGCGAGGATAATAGCACCATTATTTTTGAAAATGCGCCCAATACGGGCGGCGGCGGCGCGGTGCAGACCGAGATAAACGTCAATACCGGCGAAAGCACCAGTGCCCCACGCCCTGTACAGCCCCGCCCGGTTGTGCGGGAAGACCTGAATGCGCGTCAGGTAGCGGGTGGTTCTGCTTGTGGCGTACCGATATTCAGCCAGAATGACCCCGCATGGCGAAATGTGGTGATGCAGGGCGCGGGTGAACAAATCGGCGATTCGGGTTGTGCCTTAGCTTCCGCCACAATGCTGCTCAATTATTACGGAATGGGTATTACGCCCGTTCAGCTAAACGCTTGCCTCGGACCTTACGCCGACCCCCTCTATTGGTCACAAGTGCCGCGTTGCACCAATGGCGTAATTTCTGGTGGAAATCGTCCTGATTTTAGCTGGGATAAATTGGATGAGGTTTTGCGTGCGGGTGACCCGGCAATTGTGGGCATGGTGCGTGGGAAAACCGGCATGCACTTTGTGGTGGTAACTTCGGGCGGTGGGGCGAACGGCGCAAATTATGCCGTTACCGACCCGTGGGATGGCAGCACTAATAAAACCCTGCAATATTTTTTCAACGTGGGCTATAACCCCACTTGGATTGTGACTTACAGCGGTCCCGGACACAATTGCAATCGTCTTGTAGCTTCTGAAGGTGAACCGGTTTCGGTGACAGGCATTTCTGACGGCGCGGTTTATCGCAACCCGGTTACGCTAGGTGAAATAAAGGGCGCAAGCACCAGCCTTATAACGGCAGAGGTGGTGAATGTTGCGCCGGACTCCGGGGATAGCTACAATGCAAATCCTTCTTCTCCGGGACTGATACCGGGGGTAGCGCCCCAGCCATGCTCTACGCTTACCCCAAGCTCATCAGCAGCCAGCAAGAGCGCCGCTACCCAACCTTATATTCAGGGGATGCGGCTGGAAAAAGAAGGAATTTACTACATAAATATCAGCTTGCGACTTTGGGACGATACGAGAGGTCCCGCGCCTTCTAATACCAATTTGGTGGGGGTGACGCGCTTCAAGTTTACGATTGATCGCACCCCGCCGCGAGTGGTTGCCACTTTATTGAGCGATACCAACACCGGAAATCTGATTCCGGGCGTTGGTGCGTCCCAACCCTCGCCTTGCTTAGGCGCTACGCAAAGTGTTCAAGGGCAAAACCAGCCGCCTGAAATAAAAGGCACCGCCCGGATTCGGCTAACCGGAATTGATGTGCTGAGTGGCGTAACCAGCATTGAATATCAACTTGACGGGGGCAAATGGGATCTTTACAGTACCGATACTAACTTTAATCGCGTGTTGGAAGTAAGTCAGGAAGGCTATCATACCGTTACTTATCGCGCTACTGATGTGGCGGGAAACGTTTCGGCTACCGAGAGCTTTACTTTCAGGGTGTTGCCCGGCGATCAACCTACCGCTGCGCCGCGACAGGCTGCCCCCGCTTTTATCCCCACTCCTGTGGTTGCGCCCGCTGCCAACCCGACATCAACACCCTTGCCTACCGCTACTTACACGCCTGTAACGCTAACCGCTACTCTAACGCTGTCGGCTACCGTTACCCCGAAACCTTCGATTACACCTACTTTTTCACCGACAATAACCCCTACTTCGGTGATTACTTCTTCCACGCAAACGCCGTTCATTACGGCTACTGCCACCGTTACTGCTACCACTCCGACTCTCTCTCCAACGCTAACGACTACCGTTACGCCGGGTATAACTGCCACTGTCACAACCACCAGCGTGAGCGCTACTGTGGCTACGACTGTTACCCCTACTGCCACCTCAACCCCTACTCAGGTGTTGCAAACAAGCGCGTCTGTACTGAATTTTGCGCCCGATGCCAGCGACTTACCCTTAGTTATCAGCAATGGCGGAACTTCGGCTATAAATTGGAGTGGGGTATTTAGCGGTACTACCCTGTTGGGTAGCCTTTCTCCTGCCAGTGGCACTCTAAGCCCCGGACAGAGCATAACCCTTACGGTATCTGTAGTCAGACCGTTGGTGCTGGATGCGCCTACCAGCGCACGCTTGTTGCTCGATTCGAACGGCGGGAAGGTGGAAGTCGCTTTGAACGTGCAGCCTAGCCCCATCAGCGCGACTTTTATTACCCCCCCGAATGGGACAGTTTTGAGCGGTACAGTCCCGATAAGTTTTTCGGTCAAAGGGACAGTTGACCATATCAGCCTTTCTGCCAGTTATATTGCGCCGCTAACTGCCACGCCTACTCCGGTTACAGGCACAGTTACTCCTACTCCCACAATAGTAAAATTGGGAAAGGCAAATGCGGCTTCTCGGTGGCAATATCAGTTTGATACTACCGCTATTCCACCCGTTGATAACCTCACGCTGTTGGCTAATGCTTGCCGCAGCCCGGATGAATCGGTGTGTACGCTTGCGTTGGTTTCGCCTGTGAACCTATCTGTGGCGCGTCCGGTGGCAGAATTTGCTGCCTCCTTAAGTGGCGCGAGTTTCCCAATTGATAGCGGCTTGCCTGTAACTGCAACCGTTTCAGGTGGTTATGCCAATCACATAAATGTAACTTTGACTCCTGCCGATTCAACCGCGCCGATTCTAAGCGTGAAGCTGACCATTTTGAGCGGTTGGCATGCGCTGGTAACTACAAATTTAAAAGTAGGAAAGTACGCTCTAACGGGTGTGGTTTGTTGGAGTGCGGATGAGTCGTTGTGTTACCCAATGACCGAGCGGGATAACCTGAATGTAATTGCTGCGGCTGTACCAACACCAACTCCAACACCAACGCCTACTCCGTAG
- a CDS encoding IS4 family transposase encodes MEKLKQIAGNLQALFNETAQHLAVETGFRQRRSKLDGATFAKALIGGWLSNPEASRSELAQIAKVSKQALDQSFTSQAASYLQALLGWCVEKMLGQEPASLSLLQRFKGVYVLDSSTISLPPTLSAHWQGCGKEGSQSEAGLKLHVGLELLSGALLGPELSPARLHDRQGPHQKLSLPAGALRITDLGYFKLARLKELEAQAVLYLTKAQTGLQVYGAHQQPLALSKWLGQQSQKLIDRVVEVGVKERLRCRLVAWQVPSGVVQTRQQAFKELARKQQRPVSAERQALSYWSVYLTNLSQEQASPAEVAVLYRLRWQIELLFKLWKSGGGLERWHSHKPWAILCEIYAKLIGQIIQHWLVLAGVWQEAERSLIKASRIVRAHARSLLFRIDNPPHLLQELIYICASMQKGCRLDRKKSKPSSFQLLNSPPILLPQLLN; translated from the coding sequence ATGGAAAAGCTTAAACAAATAGCGGGGAATTTGCAAGCCCTATTTAATGAAACAGCGCAACATCTGGCAGTGGAGACGGGTTTTCGACAACGCCGTTCAAAACTGGATGGCGCCACATTCGCCAAAGCGCTAATCGGAGGCTGGCTGTCCAATCCTGAGGCAAGTCGGAGTGAACTGGCACAAATAGCCAAGGTTAGCAAACAAGCGCTTGACCAGAGTTTTACAAGCCAAGCGGCAAGTTATTTACAGGCTTTGTTAGGTTGGTGTGTAGAAAAAATGCTAGGGCAGGAACCAGCGAGTTTGAGCCTACTGCAACGCTTCAAAGGGGTGTATGTACTGGATAGTTCGACTATCAGTTTACCGCCAACCTTGAGCGCCCATTGGCAAGGGTGTGGGAAAGAGGGTAGTCAAAGTGAGGCTGGTCTGAAACTGCACGTGGGTTTGGAACTGCTAAGCGGGGCGCTACTGGGACCGGAATTAAGTCCAGCCCGTCTGCACGATCGGCAAGGACCGCATCAAAAGCTAAGTTTACCAGCGGGAGCGCTACGGATAACCGATTTAGGCTATTTCAAATTGGCACGATTGAAAGAATTAGAAGCGCAAGCGGTATTGTACCTAACCAAAGCTCAAACCGGACTACAAGTGTACGGGGCGCACCAACAACCCCTAGCTTTGAGTAAATGGTTGGGACAGCAGTCACAAAAGCTGATAGATAGGGTAGTAGAGGTGGGGGTAAAAGAACGTTTGCGCTGTCGGTTAGTGGCATGGCAAGTACCTTCTGGAGTAGTACAAACTCGTCAGCAGGCTTTCAAGGAGTTGGCACGCAAGCAGCAGCGTCCGGTCAGCGCCGAACGTCAAGCCTTAAGCTACTGGAGTGTGTATCTAACCAATCTATCGCAGGAGCAGGCTAGTCCCGCAGAAGTGGCAGTATTGTATCGGTTACGCTGGCAGATTGAACTTCTTTTCAAATTGTGGAAAAGTGGGGGTGGATTGGAACGCTGGCATAGCCACAAGCCTTGGGCGATATTATGCGAAATATATGCCAAACTGATTGGGCAAATTATTCAGCACTGGTTAGTGCTGGCAGGGGTATGGCAAGAAGCGGAACGCAGTCTCATCAAGGCTAGTCGTATTGTGCGAGCACACGCCCGCAGCTTACTGTTTCGTATTGATAATCCGCCCCACTTACTGCAAGAATTGATTTATATTTGTGCTAGTATGCAAAAAGGCTGTCGTTTGGATAGGAAAAAATCCAAACCCTCCAGTTTTCAGCTGCTTAATAGTCCTCCTATTTTGCTTCCGCAGCTCTTAAATTGA
- a CDS encoding carbohydrate kinase family protein — translation MGKPEILCLGEALIDMVPPELGTSIIERGELRIAAGGAPANVAVGLARLGSPVGFIGKVGADFFGQHLKNLLAKNGVDVTFLLSEKRANTCLAFVTWNERNDAEYLFYRNPSADTLLEPSDIDSEYLTNAKVLQFGSLLLATEPSASATYHALELASKAGVLLSYDINLRLSVWADEATARKAVVQPLAYANIVKLNRAELTFITGETDLEAGCKKLWREQFKLVIVTLDKDGCYYQTKTAQGYVPAFVAEVVDTVGTGDGFLAGMLDQLWRGNFNFEDAKLIEKACRQAAAVGSIVVGRSGGIPAMPTRQEVDQYLESHPAK, via the coding sequence ATGGGTAAGCCCGAAATTTTATGTTTGGGAGAGGCTTTGATTGATATGGTTCCTCCTGAATTGGGAACCAGCATTATAGAACGGGGTGAATTGCGGATAGCCGCGGGGGGCGCACCTGCCAACGTAGCGGTAGGGCTGGCACGATTGGGTAGCCCGGTGGGCTTTATCGGCAAGGTTGGGGCTGATTTCTTCGGGCAACATCTGAAAAATTTACTGGCTAAAAACGGAGTCGATGTAACCTTCTTGCTAAGCGAAAAACGCGCTAATACCTGCCTTGCTTTTGTAACTTGGAACGAGCGAAACGATGCCGAATATCTCTTTTATCGCAACCCTTCCGCCGACACTCTATTAGAACCGAGCGATATTGACTCAGAATATTTGACTAACGCCAAGGTTTTACAATTCGGCTCGCTTTTGCTGGCAACCGAACCTTCCGCCAGCGCCACTTATCACGCCCTAGAACTCGCCAGCAAAGCGGGGGTGCTGCTCTCTTATGATATAAATCTACGCTTATCGGTCTGGGCAGATGAAGCTACCGCCCGGAAAGCGGTAGTCCAGCCACTTGCATACGCCAACATCGTGAAGCTGAATCGCGCCGAGCTAACTTTCATTACGGGCGAAACCGATTTAGAAGCGGGGTGCAAGAAATTGTGGCGAGAGCAATTCAAGCTGGTAATAGTTACGCTGGATAAAGATGGCTGCTATTACCAAACCAAAACCGCGCAAGGCTACGTCCCGGCTTTTGTCGCCGAAGTGGTTGATACGGTGGGAACGGGAGACGGCTTTTTGGCGGGAATGCTGGATCAACTCTGGCGCGGCAATTTTAACTTTGAGGATGCCAAGCTGATAGAAAAAGCTTGTCGTCAGGCGGCAGCAGTAGGCTCAATCGTAGTGGGGCGTTCGGGCGGTATTCCGGCAATGCCCACCCGTCAGGAAGTAGATCAATATCTGGAGTCGCACCCGGCGAAATAA
- a CDS encoding GNAT family N-acetyltransferase, whose product MLKSYKPETLQLTQVDKAATLLAKAFSNDPAMAYAVSDEASRVSRLIPFFKVSLLYGMVCGTVQATPDVQGVAIWFSPHPKKLALADSLKSGLLAQGLKSVFRLKMREIQRFVTMEIYTQEMRRRFAPEPHWYLQILGIDPTLHGRGHARALLQPMLDKATSEGYACYLETMKETNVAIYQKLGFRLAGKGIVPKGGPDVWFMVADA is encoded by the coding sequence GTGCTAAAATCATACAAACCTGAAACATTGCAATTAACTCAGGTTGATAAGGCGGCAACGCTGCTTGCCAAAGCTTTTTCCAACGACCCGGCAATGGCATACGCCGTTTCAGATGAAGCAAGCCGAGTTAGCCGTTTAATTCCTTTTTTCAAAGTGAGCTTGCTCTACGGGATGGTATGCGGAACAGTGCAAGCTACTCCCGATGTACAGGGAGTGGCAATCTGGTTTAGCCCTCATCCGAAAAAATTAGCCCTCGCAGATTCGTTAAAATCGGGCTTACTCGCGCAAGGCTTAAAGAGTGTATTCCGCCTTAAGATGCGTGAAATCCAGCGTTTCGTCACAATGGAAATCTATACACAGGAAATGCGCCGAAGGTTTGCACCTGAGCCTCACTGGTACTTGCAAATCCTCGGAATTGACCCCACCCTCCATGGTCGTGGGCATGCTCGCGCACTTCTCCAGCCAATGCTCGATAAAGCCACAAGTGAAGGGTACGCCTGTTATCTTGAAACAATGAAAGAAACCAACGTTGCAATATATCAAAAGTTAGGCTTTCGGCTTGCCGGGAAAGGGATTGTGCCAAAAGGCGGCCCGGATGTCTGGTTTATGGTGGCAGACGCATAG
- a CDS encoding MaoC family dehydratase codes for MSLKPGWESRCYEDFEVGDVYIHPSGRTITSTDNSWFTLLTLNTNPLHFDHEYAAATEFKRPLVNSCFTIALITGMSVTDVSQNAMANLGWDEVRLPNPVFEGDTLYARSEVLEKRESQSRPNVGLIRIKTIGFNQHGTTVIEFKRAMLIYKRGHVPETARQRAAKQFEQKSSESNSEA; via the coding sequence ATGTCTCTAAAACCCGGTTGGGAAAGTCGCTGTTACGAAGATTTTGAAGTGGGGGATGTTTATATCCATCCTAGCGGGCGAACCATTACCTCTACCGATAATAGCTGGTTTACCTTGCTTACCCTAAACACTAACCCGCTGCATTTTGACCATGAATATGCCGCCGCCACTGAATTTAAACGTCCGCTGGTAAATAGCTGCTTCACCATTGCCTTGATTACCGGAATGAGCGTGACAGATGTAAGCCAAAATGCGATGGCGAATCTGGGTTGGGACGAGGTGCGCTTGCCAAACCCCGTCTTTGAAGGCGACACGCTCTATGCCCGCTCGGAAGTGCTGGAAAAGCGCGAATCACAATCACGCCCGAATGTGGGGCTGATTCGAATTAAAACCATAGGCTTCAATCAGCATGGTACAACTGTAATTGAATTCAAGCGGGCAATGCTGATTTACAAACGTGGGCATGTGCCTGAAACAGCCCGCCAAAGAGCGGCAAAGCAATTTGAACAAAAGAGTAGTGAAAGCAATAGTGAGGCATAA
- a CDS encoding acyl-CoA dehydrogenase family protein, which produces MNYSFKLSDEQKAIREGVRDSCARYPDTYWREVDERRGYPEAFVTELTKAGWLAALIPEEYGGAGLGITEASIILEEINHCGGNSGACHAQMYIMGTLLRHGNPEQKQRYLPGIASGDLRLQAFGVTEPDAGSETTRISTTAVRKGDRYIINGQKIWTSRVQHSDLMLLLARTTPYDQLKDKTKGLSVFLVDLRKAGDALEVRPILNMVNHETNQVFINNLEVPAENLIGEEGMGFRYIIDGWNAERILIAAECIGDGHWFIERAAKYTSDRIVFGKPIGANQGVQFPLARAYAAVEAADLMRYKAAALFDSGEKCGAEANMAKLLASEASWDAANACLNAHGGYGFACEYDIERKFRETRLYQVAPINNNLVLAYIGQHVLNMPKSY; this is translated from the coding sequence ATGAACTATTCTTTCAAACTGAGCGATGAACAAAAGGCTATCCGCGAAGGCGTAAGAGATAGTTGCGCCCGTTATCCCGATACCTACTGGCGCGAGGTGGATGAGAGGCGTGGTTATCCTGAAGCCTTTGTAACGGAACTGACCAAAGCGGGTTGGCTGGCAGCTTTAATCCCTGAAGAATACGGTGGCGCAGGTTTGGGCATTACCGAAGCCAGTATAATCCTCGAAGAAATTAATCATTGCGGCGGTAATTCGGGCGCGTGTCATGCCCAAATGTATATCATGGGAACACTTTTGCGACACGGCAACCCCGAACAAAAACAGCGTTACTTACCGGGCATTGCCTCCGGCGATTTGCGCTTGCAAGCTTTCGGCGTAACCGAACCGGATGCCGGGTCGGAAACCACCCGTATCAGCACCACCGCCGTCCGCAAAGGTGACCGCTATATCATAAACGGTCAGAAAATCTGGACTTCGCGAGTGCAGCACTCCGACCTGATGCTGTTGTTGGCACGTACTACCCCTTACGACCAACTCAAGGATAAGACTAAGGGGCTTTCGGTATTTCTGGTAGATTTGCGAAAAGCTGGAGACGCGCTGGAAGTGCGCCCGATTTTGAACATGGTAAATCATGAAACCAATCAGGTCTTTATTAATAATCTGGAAGTCCCGGCAGAGAACCTAATCGGCGAAGAAGGCATGGGTTTTCGCTACATCATAGATGGCTGGAATGCCGAGCGTATTCTGATTGCAGCAGAATGTATCGGCGATGGACATTGGTTTATTGAACGTGCCGCCAAATATACCAGCGACCGAATTGTTTTTGGGAAGCCCATCGGGGCGAATCAGGGAGTGCAATTCCCATTAGCCCGAGCCTATGCGGCGGTTGAAGCCGCCGATTTGATGCGCTACAAAGCCGCCGCCCTTTTTGATAGCGGCGAAAAATGCGGCGCGGAGGCAAATATGGCTAAGTTGCTTGCCTCTGAAGCCTCGTGGGATGCCGCTAACGCCTGCCTCAACGCCCATGGGGGCTACGGCTTTGCCTGTGAATACGACATAGAGCGCAAATTCAGGGAAACCCGACTATATCAGGTAGCCCCGATAAATAATAATCTAGTGCTGGCGTACATCGGGCAGCACGTCTTGAATATGCCAAAAAGCTACTGA